Below is a genomic region from Periplaneta americana isolate PAMFEO1 chromosome 7, P.americana_PAMFEO1_priV1, whole genome shotgun sequence.
CCACACATGACTCTGCAATTGCGTAGAGATGTTATGTGAAGCGTACCTGGAGGGCCAGTCAATTTTATAGTGCAACCTACAAGATTTGACAGTATTACATCTTTCTTGCAAATCGTATCGCAGGAAAGTGACAAAGTCTCTCCTGTTCGACCTGAAAATCCACAGCTGTTTTCTGCATACCCACATAAAATCTTATTGAATGGCACCTTCGAAAGAGATGTTGAATCCACAGTGTCTTCTATCTTTTGAAGAAACGACTCTTTCTTAGTTGTACTAATTCCCTTTCTTATCTTAAAACCAAATTTCTTTTTTGGTAACAATTTTTCTTCAAGCTCTTGATTCCTCTGCTGCAAACTCTGAATGGCCTCTTGTGCTTTACGAATATCATACACTCTTAAGTACAGTGTTGAAGCAGAAATAAATCGCTGAAGAGATTGAATGTCTTTGTTAATCTTGTCAAAATGAGAGGGAAGTTGATTTTTATCAACTTCACCCAAATCAGCAGCATTTAGGGATTCCTCTATTTCACGTCTCTTATCTGCAAATGTGTCGATAAAATAGCTGACCTGTTCTGTACTTGACGTGCTCTGTTCTTTCTTCTCGCGCTTTCGTTCCAGTTCCTGCTGACGTTCAGTTTCACGCCGCAGTAACCTACCAGTAACTAATTCTCGAGACTCTTCAACTGTTAACTTATCCATTTTGTAAGTTCAATGCGTGATTTGACCACTAAtaaactacacacacacacaacttcCCATCAATTTTTCAACCACTCtaataaaagttacaaatctACGTAAGACACTATTCTAAATGTCCTCTTATTTGACGAGTTGCATCATTTCTTCGTTCTAGATGCTTCTATTTTAGCATCAATGTCTTCTTTGGTCTGTCGATACATTGGGTCTTTACCTTCAGCTGCCAGCCGAAGAACATCAACAAAAGCCTGACGTTTTCTTAATGTTTCATTATGTGGTTCAGAATATTTCTGAAACAAAAAAAACCATCAATTACTTATTACAGAAGCAAATATATAATCACAGCTGAAGTCACACCAAGTTTAAATATCCCAACAGAATATGATGATCcagaccagtggtattcaatctatggtatgtGTACCCCCAGAGGTATGTGGGGTTGTTTCAAGGGGTATGCATCCCATCAATTacatatgtaaaaatgctgacatatttattatattatacttattgataatgattgcattatattatactttAGATTCTTTTGCAATATCAGCTCTTGCTTTTTCTTGCTTGAATACCATTTTACGTaaatgattactattattattgcatcaataattactctttaataataataataataataataataataataataataataataatttagttttagTACAACATCAATCACAGTCTTTTGTcaattcttatataattgcaatgtaGTTTGGCGGTATGTTAgcaaaaaaagattgaataccactgatctAGACAATCAAACTGAATAAGAAGTGAATAAGAAATCTGATATACCacatgaaataaaagaaatagcTTTAAAAACTTTAAAAGGTATCCAGAAAACAAATGGCTGAATATATAAACAGATGGCTTGCTTCTGAACAATAAAAATGATGCAGGGGCAGGTATATATTGTATACAATTTAACAGTGGAAGGTGATCAAGGTAGCAGCATACATCCCGTAATATCAACGACTAGGGAG
It encodes:
- the Tbcc gene encoding tubulin-specific chaperone C — its product is MDKLTVEESRELVTGRLLRRETERQQELERKREKKEQSTSSTEQVSYFIDTFADKRREIEESLNAADLGEVDKNQLPSHFDKINKDIQSLQRFISASTLYLRVYDIRKAQEAIQSLQQRNQELEEKLLPKKKFGFKIRKGISTTKKESFLQKIEDTVDSTSLSKVPFNKILCGYAENSCGFSGRTGETLSLSCDTICKKDVILSNLVGCTIKLTGPPGTLHITSLRNCRVMCGPVATSVFIDDCEDCILVLACQQLRIHNTKHCDFYLHVTSRAIIEDSTQVGFAPYNWKYENMEQHFKIAGLDVNRNNWDLVDDFNWLASDKPSPNWHILKADEKKDWV